The window TATTGAAACAGCCAGAATTAATTGGAGGGTTAACCGATTTTTACGGGTGGAGTGAACTCACTGCTATATCACAACTTATTCAACGGACTTGATATCACCCCTTAAGCAAAAATATTTCTCTTTCTTGAACACACCCGCAATCGTAGTCCTGTCAGTTTCTTCATTAATCTTGTTAGCTGGGCTAATTACCCATTGTCATCAATCTAAGAGCCTTCCCTTGGCTTCAAGACCTTTCTTGTCAACGATCGCTTAACCAAAACTGACATTATCTATTTAATTATTAGACGTCTTGCATAAATGGGCATACTATGAATAGTAATCCAATAATTATCTATTCTTCTGCCTATTGCCTGACTTCTACAAGAAGCCTATTGATTAACGGAAGAACAAACCAGGGAAGTTGTAACCCACTCCTAAGGTTAATCCCCAATCTACAGCTCGCGCATCCCAAAAGCCAGTATTTAAGGTGGCATTAAACGTAAAGTTATTGCTAAAGGGCACATCAATGCCAGTGGTAACTAAGGGCCCATGAGTACCATTTCTTAGGTCTAAACCAAACCCACCGCCGATAAAGAGAGTGACAGGGGGGGCGTAGGGTTCGCGACTGAAGGGAATGTCATAGGTAAAGGGAATCGTGATGCTCGTACCATCCCCAATAATTACCGAGGGACGGAAGGAAAAATTTTCGGTAAAGGCAACTCGCGTTAACAAGGTACCGCCAGAACTACCGAGAGAAGATTCACCATGAAAGCCAATAGTTCCCCCTAAACCAATATAGCTAAAGCCATTATAGTATTGGGCACGTTCGTACCGCCGACGTTCAACTGAGTAGCTATTCTGACCTTCTGGAGCTTGGGCGAATTGTCCAGAAACGTTAGTTGCTCCGAGTCCTTGGGCATTGGTACTCCCTTGTCCTGGGACTTCAGAGTTAGAGGTAGCTTTCACGTGTTGAGGGGAGGTGAAGCTAGGGGGGGGAAGGGTTTGGGTGCGTACCGTATCGAGGGTAGCTTCAAAGGCTTCTGGACTAATGGCAGTGGGGGTTACGGGAATCTCTGGGGCTATATAGGGCGCTTCTAGGGGCGCATACCCTTGAGATTTAGTCGGATTTTCCCTTAGAGTTTGGGCTGATGTGGGTTGGGGGGAGATAATGCTCCACATCGCTGACGCGATCGCCAGAATACCCGCCAGATTAAGCAATAAATATAGATTAATATGCCTTAAAACCATGATAGTTAATGTCACTCCTCGATGAAACGGATACTCGCTCCAGGGATATCTTAAGCTAGATTGCCCATGGCGGCTACCACTTGCTGGGAAATAAAGGGCAGGAGGTGAACATTTTGGCTTTGTTCAGTAAAAATGACCAGTAAGTAGGGCCGGAGATTATCCCCCATTTCAATATAGGCGCTTTCATGGCGCAGCGTTCCCATTAAGCCCGATTTTGACCATAGAGCAGCCGTTGGCGGTAGACCTTGACCCAAGAAACCGAGGATAGAGTCTAGATTAGGGTCAATTTTCTGGCGCATCAAGGCCATCATTTCCTGAGAGGATTTGGAGGAAACGGCTACGCCACCGATAATACTATGTAGTAGGCGAGCGGTGGCATTGGTGGTTAAGCGATTTTGGTTTTCCATCTGGGGGCCTAAAAATAGGCGATCGCGGCCATAAGCTCCATACGTCCAATTCTTTTGGTTTACGTTAATAGACTCTAATTCTGGCCATCCCAAGGACTGAAAATAGCGGTTAACAATATTACGTTGGGACTTCCAGGTTTCAAAGGGGCCGCCGGAAAACGTGGGTCCGCTCGTCGTTCCGGTCAACACATCAAGGACTAAACTGGTAGCATCAGGATTGCGATCGCGGATCATATCTTGGATGGCTCGTTCCAATTCTGCACTAGGAAGAGCCATACCTGTTTCCAACCACTCATAGATAGCGACTAAATAAAACAGGGTGACCAAATGCGCAGGGGCGATCGCCTGTTTTCCTCGATATTCAAATCCCCTCACCGGGTGTTTCCAGAACTCTTCAGCCGATAGCGCTCCTCCTGTATTTACCCAAATAGGAGGGTCATAAACCACCCAAGTGAGCGCCACTTGATCTTGGCTCAGTTGGGGAAAAGCAGTCCAAGTATTATCCAAGATCTGATATCCCAGATGAGCTAAGTCTTTATCTTTGTGGAAAAAAGTCATGTTAATCCATTAAAAATAGGTCTAAGTTGGGCCCAGCTTGCTTTAGTGACCCTAATACAGGAGCATCAGTAAATCGCCGTATGATTGATGACATTTTCCTATAAAGCTAGGTTAAAAATCTCCTGTGCCGATAAATTGAACTGGGGAAAAGTAGGAGAAACAATGGGAGTATCTTCAGTAAAGGGAGCCATCTGATATTCCCCATCAACCAGGCTACAAACAAAAAAGGTTGGCTGCTTGGGGTTGCCGATCAGCTTTCTCGGCCCCAAGGCTGCATAATCAATAATCCAATATTCCTCGATACCCATTTCCTCATAATCTCGCAGTTTATTGTAGTAATCATCGCGCCAATTCGTAGAAACGACTTCAACAATTAATTTGACTGAATCAGGATGTTGAATAATAGATTCGCTTTCCCACCGAGCTTCCGCACCCATAATGTCTTTGTTCAAAAC of the Roseofilum reptotaenium CS-1145 genome contains:
- a CDS encoding serine hydrolase, whose amino-acid sequence is MTFFHKDKDLAHLGYQILDNTWTAFPQLSQDQVALTWVVYDPPIWVNTGGALSAEEFWKHPVRGFEYRGKQAIAPAHLVTLFYLVAIYEWLETGMALPSAELERAIQDMIRDRNPDATSLVLDVLTGTTSGPTFSGGPFETWKSQRNIVNRYFQSLGWPELESINVNQKNWTYGAYGRDRLFLGPQMENQNRLTTNATARLLHSIIGGVAVSSKSSQEMMALMRQKIDPNLDSILGFLGQGLPPTAALWSKSGLMGTLRHESAYIEMGDNLRPYLLVIFTEQSQNVHLLPFISQQVVAAMGNLA
- a CDS encoding Uma2 family endonuclease, producing MTQAKAEPKVYSFDQFISWYPENSEVRYELHDGVIIEMPKPKGKHSDLTGSLIEQLLIAIRQMGKGGIWTIPRESIVKPTGDKSGYEPDIIVLNKDIMGAEARWESESIIQHPDSVKLIVEVVSTNWRDDYYNKLRDYEEMGIEEYWIIDYAALGPRKLIGNPKQPTFFVCSLVDGEYQMAPFTEDTPIVSPTFPQFNLSAQEIFNLAL